A DNA window from Pogona vitticeps strain Pit_001003342236 chromosome 2, PviZW2.1, whole genome shotgun sequence contains the following coding sequences:
- the LOC144587219 gene encoding uncharacterized protein LOC144587219, whose protein sequence is MECEKCFSQSSHLSSHQRTHTGQKPYKCMECGKSFNHSSAPSIHQRTHTGEKPYKCMECGKSFSHSSALSKHQGTHTGEKLYKCMERGKSFSQSTHLSTHQKTHTGEKPYKCMECEKSFNHSSALSSHQRTHTGEKPYKCMECGKSFSQGVHLSSHQRTHTGEKPYKCMECGKSFTVSSSLSSHQRTHTGEKPYKCMECEKCFSQSSALSLHQRTHTGEKPYKCMECGKSFSHSSALSKHQGTHTGEKLYKCMERGKSFSQSTHLSTHQKTHTGEKPYKCMECEKSFNHSSALSSHQRTHTGEKPYKCMECGKSFSQGVHLSSHQRTHTGEKPYKCMECGKSFTVSSSLSSHQRTHTGEKPYKCMECEKCFSQSSALSLHQRTHTGEKPYKCIECGKSFSQGVHLSSHQRTHTGEKPYKCMECGKSFSHSSALSIHQRTHTGEKPYKCMECGKNFTDSSALSKHQRTHTEEKLYKYMECGNSFSHSSHLRSHQRTHTGEKPYKCMECEKSFNHSSALSSHQRTHTGEKPYKCMECGKSFSQGVHLSSHQRTHTGEKPYKCMECGKSFSQSSHLSSHQRTHTGEKPYKCMECGKNFTQKSHLSSHQRTHSEHKMHWPFL, encoded by the coding sequence atggaatgtgaaaagtgcttcagtcagagcagtcacctgagttcccatcaaagaactcacactgggcagaaaccatataaatgcatggaatgtgggaagagcttcaatcaCAGCAGTGCCCCGAgtatacatcaaagaactcacactggggagaaaccatataaatgcatggaatgtgggaagagtttcagtcacagcagtgccctgagtaAACATCaaggaactcacactggggagaaactatataaatgcatggaacgtggaaagagcttcagtcaaagcacTCATCTGAGTacacatcaaaaaactcacactggggagaaaccatataaatgcatggaatgtgagaagagcTTCAAtcacagcagtgccctgagttcacatcaaagaactcacactggggagaaaccatataaatgcatggaatgtggaaagagtttcagtcaaggagttcacctgagttcccatcaaagaactcacactggggagaaaccatataaatgcatggaatgtgggaagagtttcactgtcagcagttccctgagttcccatcaaagaactcacactggggagaaaccatataaatgcatggaatgtgagaaatgcttcagtcagagcagtgccctgagtttacatcaaagaactcacactggggagaaaccatataaatgcatggaatgtgggaagagtttcagtcacagcagtgccctgagtaAACATCaaggaactcacactggggagaaactatataaatgcatggaacgtggaaagagcttcagtcaaagcacTCATCTGAGTacacatcaaaaaactcacactggggagaaaccatataaatgcatggaatgtgagaagagcTTCAAtcacagcagtgccctgagttcacatcaaagaactcacactggggagaaaccatataaatgcatggaatgtggaaagagtttcagtcaaggagttcacctgagttcccatcaaagaactcacactggggagaaaccatataaatgcatggaatgtgggaagagtttcactgtcagcagttccctgagttcccatcaaagaactcacactggggagaaaccatataaatgcatggaatgtgagaaatgcttcagtcagagcagtgccctgagtttacatcaaagaactcacactggggagaaaccatataaatgcatagaatgtggaaagagtttcagtcaaggagttcacctgagttcccatcaaagaactcacactggggagaaaccatataaatgcatggaatgtgggaagagtttcagtcacagcagtgccctgagtatacatcaaagaactcacactggggagaaaccatataaatgcatggaatgtgggaagaattTCACTGACAGCAGTGCCCTGAgtaaacatcaaagaactcacactgaggagaaactatataaatacatggaatgtggaaacagcttcaGTCATAGCAGTCACCTGAgatcccatcaaagaactcacactggggagaaaccatataaatgcatggaatgtgagaagagcTTCAAtcacagcagtgccctgagttcacatcaaagaactcacactggggagaaaccatataaatgcatggaatgtggaaagagtttcagtcaaggagttcacctgagttcccatcaaagaactcacactggggagaaaccatataaatgcatggaatgtggaaaaagcttcagtcagagcagtcacctgagttcccatcaaagaactcacacaggggagaaaccatataaatgcatggaatgtggaaagaacttcactcAGAAAAGTCATCTGAGTTCCCATCAACGAACTCACAGTGAGCATAAAATgcactggccttttttgtag